GATCAGACGATAGCGCGACACACCATACGTTCCAATCATGCTGGAGGAAGGTAGTCCTTGGCGCCGATGAATGGGTGAGTCGGTCACGGAGCTGACACCCCGGCGCGTTTCATCAAGCGCATTTCATGGCAGGTTGCGCGGCTATCCTGATGGAGTGTGCGGCGCCTGAGCGAGTGGGTGTTGCGTGGCGGCATGGATTGAACTTTCGGTATTTGTCAGGCATTAATAGCAAGGCTTTGCGCGGCTTCTACGGCAAGGTCAAATGCACATGACGGGGTTTGGCCGGGGCGGGTAGGCAACTTTAACCGACCGGCATCCGGCTGCTTCACGTCGCCATGTTGCCAATAAAAAATTCCGCGTCATTCGATTAGGCGGAGATTGGAGGAGGATGTCAGATGAAATTAGCCAATCCTGCCCCGTTGGGGCTGGCAGGTTTCGCGTTCACGACCTGGATGCTGAGCATGCACAACGCCGGGTGGTTCGCCGGCGATGCGGTGCCTATGGTGTTGGCCCTGGCCTATGCCTATGGCGGAACGGCACAGGTTCTTGCGGGCTTGCTCGAATTTCCGCGTGGCAACACGTTTGGTTTCGTGGCGTTTACGAGTTACGGCGCCTTCTGGTGGTCGTTTGCCCTGTTTGTGCAGTTCTTCGCCGCCAAGGTGCCGGCCGGTTTCATCGCTTGGTACCTTTTCGTGTGGGGTGTTTTTACTTTCTACATGTGGATTGCGACGTTTCGCGCCAATCGGGCGGTACAGCTCGTTTTTCTGGCACTCTGGATTACTTTTGTGTTGCTGGCTTTCGGTATCTGGTTTGCGCCGGTACTGACCCTGGTGGGTGGCTACGTTGGCCTTGTCACGGCAGTGCTGGCTTTCTATCTGTCGGCCGCAGAAGTCATCAACGAGGCTTACGGGCGTACGGTACTGCCCATCGGGCCTTATCAGCAGGCTGCTTGAACCATCGGGTTGGGCGGCGTTCGGGCGTCACGGCCCGAACGCCGTCGAATATTGCCGGTACTTGATCCAGGTCAGTACGCGCCCGTGCTCCAGTCGCTATGCTTCGGCAATCGTCGACTAGCGCTTAGCGAGGGATAAGGGGTATGAGTATTCCGAAAAACATGCAGGCGGCCGAGCGTTGGATGCGCCTCTATTTTGGGGCTGTGCTTTTCGCGATCTATTTCGTCAATCCATTTCCCTACCGCGAGTGGACGTTCGTCGGCTTGTTGGTTCTGGCGACCGGAGCGGTCGGCTACTGTCCGCTCTATTCGCTGTTTGCCCGTTTGCGCAGCGTCGACGACGAAAGCGACTGAGTTTCCCGCGGGCTCAGCGTGTTGCGCGGCATTCGTGGGTGAGTTCCACGCGGTTATCCTCGAACACGGTTTCCAGACGCACGTCGAAGCCCCAGAGCCGCGCAACGTGCCTGAGTACTTCGTCGGCGCTGTCGTCCAGTGTGCGCCGCGCGTGCTGCGTGTGGCGCAGGGTGAGCGAGCGGTCGCCGTGGCGGGCGACGTTATAGACCTGGATGTCCGGTTCGCGGTTGCCGAGATTGTATTGTTCGGCCAGGGCGCGGCGTACGCGGCGGTAGCCTGAGTCGTCGTGGATCGCGGCGATCTCGATCTGGTCGCGGGCGTCGTCGTCGAGTACCGAAAACAGTTTCAGTTCGCGGATCAGATGCGGCGAGAGGTATTGCGCGATGAAACTTTCGTCCTTGAAGTTGCGCATGGCGAAGTCGAGCGACTTGAGCCAGTCGCTGTCGGCCAGTTCGGGGAACCAGCGGCGGTCTTCCGGGGTCGCATCCTCGCAGATGCGGCGAATGTCGCGCATCATCGCGAAGCCCAGTGCATAGGGGTTGATGCCGGAGAAGCGCGGATCATCGTAGGCGGGCTGGAACACGACGTTGGTGTGCGACTGCAGGAATTCGAACATGAACGTATCGCTGAGCCGGCCTTCGTCGTAGAGGTGATTGAGCAGGGTGTAGTGCCAGAAAGTGGCCCAGCCCTCGTTCATGACCTGGGTCTGGCGCTGGGGGAAGAAATACTGGGCGATCTTGCGCACGATGCGCACGATTTCGCGCTGCCACGGTTCGAGCAGCGGCGCGTTTTTTTCGATGAAGTACAGCAGGTTTTCCTGCGGTTCGGCCGGGAAACGGGCACTTGCCTGTTCGGCTTCGGCGGCCTGGCGCAGCGGCACGGTATGCCACAGTTCATTGATTTGTGATTGCAGATAGATTTCGCGCTCTTCCTGGCGCTGGCGTTCCTGACGCGCGGACAGGCGCGCGGGGCGCTTGTAACGATCCACGCCGTAGTTCATCAACGCGTGGCAGGAGTCGAGCAGCAGTTCGACGGCTTCTTCGCCGTGGCGTTCCTCGCATTGGGCAATGTAGTGCCGGGCGAACAGCAGATAGTCGATGATGGCGTCGGCGTTGGTCCAGGTGCGGAATAAGTAGTTGTTTTTGAAGAAGGAATTGTGGCCGTAGGCGGCATGAGCGATCACCAGTGCCTGCATGGTCATGGTGTTCTCTTCCATGAGATAGGCGATGCAGGGGTCGGAGTTGATGACGATCTCGTAGGCCAGCCCCATCTGCCCGCGTCTGTAACGCTGCTCGACGGCGATGAACTGCTTGCCGTAGGTCCAGTGATGGTAGCCGACCGGCATGCCGGACGAGGAATACGCATCCATCATCTGTTCGGCGCTGATGACTTCGATCTGGTTGGGATAGGTGTCGAGGCCGTAGTGCGCGGCGACGCGGGCGATTTCGCGGTCGTAGCGCTGGATCAGTTCGAAATTCCAGTCCGAGCCTTCCGAGAGAATGGTGCGGCTCATGCGGCCTGCTTCCGGCTGAAGAGTTCGCGGAACACGCCGTAGATGTCCTGCGCGGTCTTGATGCGCTGCATGGCGAAGTGGCTGTGTGCGGCTTGCACGCGTGCATACTCGCGCCAGAGGTTTTGCGGGGTGTCGGCACCGATCTCGACGTAGGCGTAGTACTGCACGCAGGGCATGAGTTTGTCGGTCAGCAGCTTGCGGCACAACGGGGAGTCGTCGTCCCAGTTGTCGCCGTCGGAGGCCTGGGCGACGTAGATATTCCAGTCGGCGGTGGGATAGCGGCGGCGAATGATGTCGTGGGTGAGTTCCAGCGCGCTGGAGACCACGGTGCCGCCGGTTTCCCGCGCGTAGAAGAAATCGTGTTCGTCGACTTCCATTGCGGTGGTGTGGTGGCGGATGAAGACGACTTCGATGCGTTCGTAATTGCGCGACAGGAACAGATACAGCAGGATGAAAAATCGCTTGGCGATGTCCTTGCGCGCGGCGTCCATCGAGCCGGAAACGTCCATCAGGCAGAACATCACGGCCTGCGTTGCCGGTTTGGGCTGCGGCACGTGATTGCGATAGCGCAGGTCGAAGGTATCGATGAAGGGGATGCGGGCCAGGCGACGCTCCAGGTCGGCGACTTCGGCTTCCAGGGCCGTGCGCCGTTGCGGTACGTCGTCGTCTGTGCCGGACAGCTCGGCAAGTTCGGCTTCCAACTGGCGCAGTCGGCGCCGCAGAGGCCCGCCGATGGCGGTCCGCCGGGCTTGTGCGCCCCTGAGCGAACGGATCACGTCGATGTTGGTCGGTACGCCGCTGGGGGTGTGGCCGGCGCGCACCGGCTTGTGCTCGGTGATGCGCGCGAGCTGCGTCTTGACCAGATCGGGCAGGGCGAGATCCTCGAAAAAGAAATCCAGGAATTCGGCCTGTGA
This genomic stretch from Acidihalobacter ferrooxydans harbors:
- a CDS encoding acetate uptake transporter, coding for MKLANPAPLGLAGFAFTTWMLSMHNAGWFAGDAVPMVLALAYAYGGTAQVLAGLLEFPRGNTFGFVAFTSYGAFWWSFALFVQFFAAKVPAGFIAWYLFVWGVFTFYMWIATFRANRAVQLVFLALWITFVLLAFGIWFAPVLTLVGGYVGLVTAVLAFYLSAAEVINEAYGRTVLPIGPYQQAA
- a CDS encoding YgaP family membrane protein, with protein sequence MSIPKNMQAAERWMRLYFGAVLFAIYFVNPFPYREWTFVGLLVLATGAVGYCPLYSLFARLRSVDDESD
- a CDS encoding SpoVR family protein, with the translated sequence MSRTILSEGSDWNFELIQRYDREIARVAAHYGLDTYPNQIEVISAEQMMDAYSSSGMPVGYHHWTYGKQFIAVEQRYRRGQMGLAYEIVINSDPCIAYLMEENTMTMQALVIAHAAYGHNSFFKNNYLFRTWTNADAIIDYLLFARHYIAQCEERHGEEAVELLLDSCHALMNYGVDRYKRPARLSARQERQRQEEREIYLQSQINELWHTVPLRQAAEAEQASARFPAEPQENLLYFIEKNAPLLEPWQREIVRIVRKIAQYFFPQRQTQVMNEGWATFWHYTLLNHLYDEGRLSDTFMFEFLQSHTNVVFQPAYDDPRFSGINPYALGFAMMRDIRRICEDATPEDRRWFPELADSDWLKSLDFAMRNFKDESFIAQYLSPHLIRELKLFSVLDDDARDQIEIAAIHDDSGYRRVRRALAEQYNLGNREPDIQVYNVARHGDRSLTLRHTQHARRTLDDSADEVLRHVARLWGFDVRLETVFEDNRVELTHECRATR
- a CDS encoding YeaH/YhbH family protein; protein product: MSQLIDRRLNGKHKNAVNRQRFLRRYRSQIKRAVSDAVAGRNITDMDKGEEVSIPARDISEPVFGHGTGGRRERVYPGNRDYTAGDRIDRPPSGDGKGSGASRNEGGQDDFTFSISQAEFLDFFFEDLALPDLVKTQLARITEHKPVRAGHTPSGVPTNIDVIRSLRGAQARRTAIGGPLRRRLRQLEAELAELSGTDDDVPQRRTALEAEVADLERRLARIPFIDTFDLRYRNHVPQPKPATQAVMFCLMDVSGSMDAARKDIAKRFFILLYLFLSRNYERIEVVFIRHHTTAMEVDEHDFFYARETGGTVVSSALELTHDIIRRRYPTADWNIYVAQASDGDNWDDDSPLCRKLLTDKLMPCVQYYAYVEIGADTPQNLWREYARVQAAHSHFAMQRIKTAQDIYGVFRELFSRKQAA